A region of Carassius auratus strain Wakin chromosome 41, ASM336829v1, whole genome shotgun sequence DNA encodes the following proteins:
- the LOC113059137 gene encoding atrial natriuretic peptide receptor 1-like has translation MNLLLWFGGGRSFLLLLIQLCCGTLPIWTKPSRHQGSHRHVHNHTNDIILAVILPQHNTSYPWAWPRVGPALDRAIAQVNADPNLLPRHHIRHIFANSEDGNGICSESIAPLMAVDLKYEHNPWAFIGPGCDYTSSLVGLFTAHWGLPMITAGAPAVAFVQMDMYTSITNTGPTHKKLGEYALHLYKHFGWHQHTLLMFSDTKMGERACYFALEGLYTEMHENNITTMDLVFEENKGPVNYSELLHKIQDDGRVVFVCCSPDIFRQLMVNFHRAALPKEEYVFFYIDIFGRSLESRPSPWARGDPDDVFAKEAFQSVKILTYLEPQNQEYKQFVNDLKSDAKQMFNFTVEDSLMNIISGGFYDGLMLYCSALNESLSEARDRPSGESVTKRMWNRTYYGVTGLVQIDENGDRETDFALWDMTDMNSGNFQIVAVYNGTQKQMKILSGMTIQWPGGNIPWDVPPCGFKNDNPACHARTIAMHKMISIVVFLILIIFTVTVFIYRKLKLEKDLVAQLWRIAWEDIQMSNLEKAMRSTGSKLTLSLRGSNYGSLLTADGNFQVFAKTGYFKGNIVAIKYINRKRIDLTRKVLFELKHMRDVQNEHLTRFIGACIDPPNICIVTEYCPRGSLQDILENESITLDWMFKYSLVSDIVKGMAFLHNSVIVSHGNLKSSNCVVDNRFVLKITDYGLSSIRTESETEDAHSHYARKLWMAPELLRMECFPPGGTQKSDIYSFGIILQEVALRRGAFYLEGDLLSPKEIVDRVALGEWPYLRPSLNPQAHSEELGQLMQRCWAEEPSDRPEFNHISALLHKQNREHRSNILDNLLSRMEQYANNLEELVEERTQAYLEEKRKAEALLYQILPHSVADQLKRGETVQAEAFDSVTIYFSDIVGFTALSAESTPMQVVILLSDLYTCFDAIIDHFDVYKVETIGDAYMVVSGLPVRNGKLHGHEIARMSLALLEAVKTFKIRHRPDEQLKLRSGIHSGPVCAGVVGLKMPRYCLFGDTVNTSSRMESNGEPLKIHVSSATRDLLQEFNCFQLELRGDVEMKGKGKMKTYWLLGEINNSD, from the exons ATGAATCTCTTGCTCTGGTTCGGTGGAGGCAGATCATTTCTGCTGCTTTTGATCCAGCTGTGCTGTGGGACCTTGCCGATCTGGACCAAGCCCAGCAGACACCAAGGGTCCCACAGACATGTGCACAACCACACCAATGACATCATACTGGCTGTCATACTCCCTCAGCACAATACGTCCTACCCCTGGGCATGGCCTCGTGTGGGACCTGCACTGGACCGCGCCATTGCTCAGGTCAATGCCGATCCCAACCTACTGCCCCGGCACCACATCCGGCACATCTTCGCAAACAGTGAGGATGGGAACGGTATCTGCTCAGAGTCTATCGCCCCCCTCATGGCCGTAGACCTGAAGTATGAACACAACCCGTGGGCCTTCATAGGGCCTGGCTGCGACTATACCTCCTCCCTCGTTGGGCTGTTCACTGCTCATTGGGGCCTTCCCATGATCACGGCAGGGGCCCCTGCTGTGGCCTTCGTGCAGATGGACATGTACACTTCCATCACCAACACAGGCCCCACACATAAGAAACTGGGCGAGTATGCCCTCCACCTCTACAAGCATTTTGGGTGGCACCAACACACCCTGCTTATGTTTAGTGATACCAAAATGGGAGAAAGGGCCTGCTACTTTGCCCTGGAGGGGCTTTACACAGAGATGCATGAGAACAACATCACCACCATGGACCTGGTGTTCGAGGAGAACAAAGGGCCTGTTAACTATTCCGAACTCTTGCACAAGATCCAGGATGATGGAAGAG TGGTGTTTGTTTGCTGTTCTCCGGATATTTTCCGGCAGTTGATGGTGAACTTCCACAGAGCAGCTCTCCCTAAGGAGGAGTATGTCTTCTTCTACATTGACATCTTTGGACGCAGTTTGGAGTCTAGGCCTTCTCCGTGGGCCAGAGGAGACCCTGATGATGTCTTTGCAAAGGAGGCCTTCCAG agtgTGAAGATTTTGACCTACCTTGAGCCGCAGAATCAGGAGTACAAGCAGTTTGTCAATGATCTAAAATCGGATGCCAAACAAATGTTCAACTTCACAGTGGAGGATTCTTTG ATGAACATCATCTCAGGTGGTTTCTATGACGGTCTGATGTTGTACTGCAGTGCTCTCAATGAGAGTCTCTCAGAAGCACGTGATCGACCTTCAGGAGAGTCTGTCACAAAGAGAATGTGGAACCGGACTTATTATG GTGTCACTGGTCTGGTGCAGATTGATGAGAATGGAGACAGAGAGACTGATTTCGCCCTctgggacatgactgacatgaacAGTGGCAACTTTCAG ATTGTGGCGGTGTATAATGGCACTCAGAAGCAGATGAAGATTCTTTCTGGGATGACCATCCAGTGGCCAGGTGGCAACATTCCCTGGGATGTGCCCCCCTGTGGCTTTAAGAATGATAACCCTGCCTGTCATGCAC GAACTATCGCAATGCACAAGATGATTTCCATTGTCGttttcctcatcctcatcatcttcaCTGTGACTGTGTTTATATACAG aaaGCTGAAGCTGGAGAAGGATTTGGTCGCTCAGTTATGGAGAATTGCTTGGGAGGACATTCAGATGAGCAATCTGGAAAAGGCCATGAGGAGCACCGGCAGCAAACTCACACTCTCTCTA AGAGGTTCAAACTATGGATCACTGCTGACAGCTGATGGTAATTTCCAGGTGTTTGCTAAAACTGGCTATTTTAAG GGAAATATTGTGGCCATTAAATACATCAACAGAAAGCGCATTGATTTAACGAGGAAAGTGTTGTTTGAACTAAAGCAT ATGAGAGATGTCCAGAATGAGCATTTGACCCGTTTTATTGGTGCCTGCATCGATCCACCCAACATCTGCATTGTCACAGAATACTGTCCTCGAGGCAGCCTGCAG gacattttggaaaatgaaagCATCACACTAGACTGGATGTTCAAATATTCACTAGTCAGTGACATAGTAAAG GGCATGGCTTTCCTTCACAACAGTGTGATTGTATCCCACGGAAACCTGAAATCATCCAACTGTGTGGTTGACAATCGCTTTGTGCTAAAGATCACTGACTACGGGCTGTCCAGCATTAGGACAGAGTCAGAAACAGAGGACGCCCACTCTCATTATGCAC GAAAGCTGTGGATGGCTCCAGAGCTGTTGAGAATGGAGTGCTTTCCTCCAGGAGGTACACAAAAGAGCGACATCTACAGTTTTGGCATTATCCTTCAAGAGGTGGCTCTGCGGAGAGGAGCCTTTTACTTGGAGGGAGACTTGCTTAGCCCCAAAG AGATTGTGGACCGTGTAGCTCTGGGTGAATGGCCATATCTCCGGCCATCACTGAACCCTCAGGCCCACAGTGAAGAGCTGGGTCAGCTGATGCAGCGCTGTTGGGCTGAAGAACCATCAGACAGACCAGAGTTCAACCATATTAGTGCGTTACTCCACAAACAGAACAG GGAGCACAGAAGTAATATCTTGGATAATCTTTTGTCTCGCATGGAGCAGTATGCTAATAATCTGGAGGAGCTGGTAGAGGAGAGGACTCAAGCCTATCTGGAGGAAAAACGCAAGGCAGAAGCTTTACTGTACCAGATCCTCCCTCA TTCAGTGGCAGATCAGCTAAAGAGGGGTGAGACGGTGCAGGCGGAAGCTTTTGACTCTGTCACCATCTACTTCAGTGATATTGTGGGCTTCACGGCTCTGTCAGCAGAGAGCACACCTATGCAG GTTGTCATTCTCCTCAGTGACCTCTACACCTGCTTTGATGCCATTATAGATCATTTTGACGTTTACAAG GTGGAGACAATAGGTGATGCCTACATGGTGGTTTCAGGATTGCCGGTACGGAATGGGAAACTGCACGGTCATGAGATTGCACGCATGTCCCTTGCTCTGTTGGAGGCTGTCAAAACATTTAAGATTCGCCACCGACCTGATGAGCAGCTCAAATTACGAAGCGGCATTCACAGTG GTCCTGTGTGTGCAGGTGTAGTTGGGCTGAAAATGCCTCGGTACTGTCTTTTTGGAGATACAGTGAACACATCTTCTCGTATGGAGTCGAATGGAGAAC CTCTGAAGATTCATGTGTCATCTGCCACTCGAGATCTGCTGCAGGAGTTCAACTGCTTCCAGCTGGAGCTGAGAGGAGATGTGGAGATGAAGGGTAAAGGGAAGATGAAGACCTACTGGCTTCTGGGGGAAATAAACAACAGTGATTGA